The Phacochoerus africanus isolate WHEZ1 chromosome 15, ROS_Pafr_v1, whole genome shotgun sequence genome has a segment encoding these proteins:
- the CSGALNACT2 gene encoding chondroitin sulfate N-acetylgalactosaminyltransferase 2 isoform X5, with protein MPRRGLILQTRSHWLLLGLALLCSLVLFLYLLECAPQTDGNASLPGIVGENYGKEYYQALLQEQEEHYQTRATSLKRQIAQLKQELQEMSEKMRSLQERKNVGANGIGYQGNKEQAPSDLLEFLHSQIDKAEVSIGAKLPSEYGVIPFESFTLMKVFQLEMGLTRHPEEKPVRKDKRDELVEVIEAGLEVINNPDEDDEQEDEDGPLGEKLIFNENDFIEGYYRTERDKGTQYELFFKKADLMEYRHVTLFRPFGPLMKVKSEMIDITRSIINIIVPLAERTEAFAQFMQNFRDVCIHQDKRIHLTVVYFGKEGLSKVKSILESVTRFTKRILAFGEILALE; from the exons ATGCCTAGAAGAGGATTGATTCTTCAGACCCGGAGCCACTGGCTACTATTGGGTCTCGCTTTACTCTGCAGTTTGGTATTATTTTTGTACCTTCTAGAATGTGCCCCCCAGACGGATGGAAATGCATCTCTCCCCGGTATCGTTGGGGAAAATTATGGTAAAGAGTATTATCAAGCCCTCCTGCAGGAGCAAGAAGAACATTATCAAACCAGAGCAACTAGTCTGAAACGCCAAATTGCCCAATTAAAACAAGAATTACAAGAAATGAGTGAGAAGATGAGATCAttgcaagagagaaagaatgtaggGGCTAATGGTATAGGCTATCAAGGCAACAAAGAACAAGCACCTAGTGACCTTTTAGAGTTTCTTCATTCACAAATTGACAAAGCTGAAGTTAGCATAGGAGCCAAACTACCTAGCGAGTATGGGGTCATTCCCTTTGAAAGTTTTACCTTAATGAAAGTATTCCAGTTGGAAATGGGTCTTACCCGCCATCCAGAGGAAAAGCCAGTTAGAAAAGATAAACGAGACGAATTGGTAGAAGTTATTGAAGCCGGCCTAGAGGTCATTAATAATCCTGATGAAGATGATGAACAGGAAGATGAAGATGGTCCCCTTGGAGAGAAACTGATATTTAATGAAAATGACTTCATAGAAG GTTATTATCGCACGGAGAGAGATAAGGGCACACAGTATGAACTCTTTTTTAAGAAAGCAGACCTTATGGAATATAGACATGTGACCCTCTTCCGCCCTTTTGGACCTCTCATGAAAGTGAAGAGTGAGATGATTGACATTACTAGATCAATTATTAACATCATTGTGCCTCTCGCTGAAAGGACTGAAGCATTTGCACAGTTTATGCAGAACTTCAG ggATGTGTGTATTCATCAGGACAAGAGAATCCATCTCACAGTGGTGTATTTTGGTAAAGAAGGACTATCTAAAGTCAAGTCTATCCTGGAATCTGTCACAAG
- the CSGALNACT2 gene encoding chondroitin sulfate N-acetylgalactosaminyltransferase 2 isoform X4: protein MPRRGLILQTRSHWLLLGLALLCSLVLFLYLLECAPQTDGNASLPGIVGENYGKEYYQALLQEQEEHYQTRATSLKRQIAQLKQELQEMSEKMRSLQERKNVGANGIGYQGNKEQAPSDLLEFLHSQIDKAEVSIGAKLPSEYGVIPFESFTLMKVFQLEMGLTRHPEEKPVRKDKRDELVEVIEAGLEVINNPDEDDEQEDEDGPLGEKLIFNENDFIEGYYRTERDKGTQYELFFKKADLMEYRHVTLFRPFGPLMKVKSEMIDITRSIINIIVPLAERTEAFAQFMQNFRDVCIHQDKRIHLTVVYFGKEGLSKVKSILESVTSCGHSLRVQIWPTILESFN, encoded by the exons ATGCCTAGAAGAGGATTGATTCTTCAGACCCGGAGCCACTGGCTACTATTGGGTCTCGCTTTACTCTGCAGTTTGGTATTATTTTTGTACCTTCTAGAATGTGCCCCCCAGACGGATGGAAATGCATCTCTCCCCGGTATCGTTGGGGAAAATTATGGTAAAGAGTATTATCAAGCCCTCCTGCAGGAGCAAGAAGAACATTATCAAACCAGAGCAACTAGTCTGAAACGCCAAATTGCCCAATTAAAACAAGAATTACAAGAAATGAGTGAGAAGATGAGATCAttgcaagagagaaagaatgtaggGGCTAATGGTATAGGCTATCAAGGCAACAAAGAACAAGCACCTAGTGACCTTTTAGAGTTTCTTCATTCACAAATTGACAAAGCTGAAGTTAGCATAGGAGCCAAACTACCTAGCGAGTATGGGGTCATTCCCTTTGAAAGTTTTACCTTAATGAAAGTATTCCAGTTGGAAATGGGTCTTACCCGCCATCCAGAGGAAAAGCCAGTTAGAAAAGATAAACGAGACGAATTGGTAGAAGTTATTGAAGCCGGCCTAGAGGTCATTAATAATCCTGATGAAGATGATGAACAGGAAGATGAAGATGGTCCCCTTGGAGAGAAACTGATATTTAATGAAAATGACTTCATAGAAG GTTATTATCGCACGGAGAGAGATAAGGGCACACAGTATGAACTCTTTTTTAAGAAAGCAGACCTTATGGAATATAGACATGTGACCCTCTTCCGCCCTTTTGGACCTCTCATGAAAGTGAAGAGTGAGATGATTGACATTACTAGATCAATTATTAACATCATTGTGCCTCTCGCTGAAAGGACTGAAGCATTTGCACAGTTTATGCAGAACTTCAG ggATGTGTGTATTCATCAGGACAAGAGAATCCATCTCACAGTGGTGTATTTTGGTAAAGAAGGACTATCTAAAGTCAAGTCTATCCTGGAATCTGTCACAAG TTGTGGCCATTCCCTAAGAGTCCAGATTTGGCCGACCATTCTCGAATCGTTCAACTAA
- the CSGALNACT2 gene encoding chondroitin sulfate N-acetylgalactosaminyltransferase 2 isoform X3 — MPRRGLILQTRSHWLLLGLALLCSLVLFLYLLECAPQTDGNASLPGIVGENYGKEYYQALLQEQEEHYQTRATSLKRQIAQLKQELQEMSEKMRSLQERKNVGANGIGYQGNKEQAPSDLLEFLHSQIDKAEVSIGAKLPSEYGVIPFESFTLMKVFQLEMGLTRHPEEKPVRKDKRDELVEVIEAGLEVINNPDEDDEQEDEDGPLGEKLIFNENDFIEGYYRTERDKGTQYELFFKKADLMEYRHVTLFRPFGPLMKVKSEMIDITRSIINIIVPLAERTEAFAQFMQNFRDVCIHQDKRIHLTVVYFGKEGLSKVKSILESVTRLASSTCEVYDCCGSGLTSSQLCHQRGKSFLPDPVEEIPGKDLCPLLSQSLWPVSLIFTITPWSH, encoded by the exons ATGCCTAGAAGAGGATTGATTCTTCAGACCCGGAGCCACTGGCTACTATTGGGTCTCGCTTTACTCTGCAGTTTGGTATTATTTTTGTACCTTCTAGAATGTGCCCCCCAGACGGATGGAAATGCATCTCTCCCCGGTATCGTTGGGGAAAATTATGGTAAAGAGTATTATCAAGCCCTCCTGCAGGAGCAAGAAGAACATTATCAAACCAGAGCAACTAGTCTGAAACGCCAAATTGCCCAATTAAAACAAGAATTACAAGAAATGAGTGAGAAGATGAGATCAttgcaagagagaaagaatgtaggGGCTAATGGTATAGGCTATCAAGGCAACAAAGAACAAGCACCTAGTGACCTTTTAGAGTTTCTTCATTCACAAATTGACAAAGCTGAAGTTAGCATAGGAGCCAAACTACCTAGCGAGTATGGGGTCATTCCCTTTGAAAGTTTTACCTTAATGAAAGTATTCCAGTTGGAAATGGGTCTTACCCGCCATCCAGAGGAAAAGCCAGTTAGAAAAGATAAACGAGACGAATTGGTAGAAGTTATTGAAGCCGGCCTAGAGGTCATTAATAATCCTGATGAAGATGATGAACAGGAAGATGAAGATGGTCCCCTTGGAGAGAAACTGATATTTAATGAAAATGACTTCATAGAAG GTTATTATCGCACGGAGAGAGATAAGGGCACACAGTATGAACTCTTTTTTAAGAAAGCAGACCTTATGGAATATAGACATGTGACCCTCTTCCGCCCTTTTGGACCTCTCATGAAAGTGAAGAGTGAGATGATTGACATTACTAGATCAATTATTAACATCATTGTGCCTCTCGCTGAAAGGACTGAAGCATTTGCACAGTTTATGCAGAACTTCAG ggATGTGTGTATTCATCAGGACAAGAGAATCCATCTCACAGTGGTGTATTTTGGTAAAGAAGGACTATCTAAAGTCAAGTCTATCCTGGAATCTGTCACAAG ATTGGCTTCTTCCACATGTGAGGTATATGACTGTTGCGGCTCTGGGCTCACGTCTTCTCAGCTTTGCCATCAGAGAGGAAAGAGCTTTCTCCCAGATCCAGTTGAGGAAATCCCAGGGAAGGACCTTTGCCCACTCTTGAGCCAGTCACTGTGGccag TGAGTCTAATTTTCACAATTACACCTTGGTCTCATTGA